Below is a genomic region from Benincasa hispida cultivar B227 unplaced genomic scaffold, ASM972705v1 Contig596, whole genome shotgun sequence.
GAATAATGTATAAAATTCACGATATTTTCTATAACTTGTATATTTTAAGATAAGACTTTCAATTTCAATTGagtaaaaattagttttgacACTCCTATACCTATTCCTCATTTAATTACACTCACATTGTAGTTCATAACATCTGGAAGTTTGGACCTATGAATATAACAGTTTGAACTTAACAATGAAATGCCTCAACCAACGTTCAAGTTggaatatctcatttatattcaAACCTTCTTGAGTTTTatcctttatttaattttaaaatatcccttcagtattattattttttttttagtaaaataggTCGGGGGATTTGAACCGATTTTCATGATTAGATAACTAGCTGAGTTATACTCTCTTTGACAATAtagaaaatgaacaaaaatattcgcaaatatagtaaaatttctcTATTGCACATAAACTGAATAATAGCAAATATTTTTCAcaacaatttaaaataatttcctaaaaatataaatataaaaatgttatcCAACTAGCAATGAGATAATcgttagaaaacaaaaaacaaatcaGAAACTTTTGAGATGATTTCAAACTCATGGTACTCATCAATCATCACattttagacattttttttttcagcactCTTCACGGAACCCAACATAAACATGACTGGACTAATACCTACTTCCTCATTCAACATGTCATCAAatgatttattcatttatttcgTAGACTTCACGTAATACTTAAATGGTAAATGAAGTcatattagaaatttttttcatttagatACATTTTCTCACCCAAGAAGATGGAAGTTCAAATCCAAGTATTgttaacttaaaaaaaacacCTTGAGGCAAAATTCAAAGTCTCCATAAAGAAAGAACCATCCTCTTCACAAATCACAAGAATGCAAACTTCAGCAAAACAGAAACACCAAGGTTTATCAACAATGGCATACAACAAACATTCAACAAAACACAGCTCCAAGCCAAAACTCCCAACAAAGAGAGCACATAAACAAGACAAGGCACAAACTCAAACACAAACCTATTAGAAGAATTGAGTTTCCTTCCATTTGTCTCAGTACTCCTCCTGATCATCATCATCACCTTCAGCAGACTCAGCCCCCACTTCCTCATAATCCTTCTCGAGCGCCGCAAGATCCTCACGAGCTTCAGAGAACTCGCCCTCCTCCATGCCTTCCCCCACATACCAATGCACGAAGGCCCTCTTCGCATACATCAGATCAAACTTGTGGTCTATGCGAGAGAACACCTCCGCCACGCTCGTTGAGTTGGAGATCATACAGACAGCCCTCTGCACTTTGGCAAGGTCACCGCCCGGAACCACAGTTGGCGGCTGGTAGTTGATGCCGCACTTGAAACCTGTGGGGCACCAATCCACAAACTGGATCGTGCGCTTGGTTTTGATGGTTGCAACAGCGGCGTTGACGTCCTTTGGCACAACGTCTCCTCGATACATCAGACAGCAAGCCATGTACTTCCCATGGCGAGGATCGCACTTGGCCATCATGGAAGACGGCTCGAATGCACTGTTGGTGATCTCCGCTACAGAGAGCTGTTCATGGTATGCTTTCTCTGCAGAGATCACTGGGGCATAGGAAGAAAGCATGAAGTGGATTCTAGGGTAAGGGACTAAATTCGTTTGGAACTCAGTGACATCCACATTTAGAGCTCCATCAAACCGTAGAGAGGCTGTCAAGGATGAAATAACCTGAACATCTCATCAAAAGAGCAGTAATCTGTTATAAAAATCTAGTCAAATTTGACATTTGAAGGTATAGGTACTAAAAAATTCAATCGGTCCCAATGTACAGGGATGAAAACGATATTTTAACCAATTTATCGCCACAACAGTCGTGAAAATCAAAGGCAAAATGTACCTGAGAGATGAGACGGTTGAGGTTTGTGTATGTGGGTCGTTCAATGTCAAGGGAGCGTCTACAAATGTCATAAATGGCCTCATTGTCAAGAAGCACAGAAACATCTGTATGTTCAAGGAGGGAATGGGTTGAAAGAACACTATTGTAAGGTTCAACAACAGAGGTGGAAACTTGTGGGGAGGGATACACCGTAAAACCAAGCTTTGATTTCTTGCCATAGTCAACAGACAAACGCTCCAAAAGGAGGGAGCCAAGACCAGACCCAGTACCCCCACCAACAGCGTTAAACACCAGGAAGCCTTGAAGTCCAGTGCAGTTATCAGCGAGCTTTCTAATGCGATCCAAACAGAGATCAACAATCTCCTTGCCAACTGAAACACAAATTTTCCAATTATCATTACacaattcattaaaaaaactaTGATGTACGTTCAAATATTGATTGAATTAGTTCATACGGATGTTACAATTTGAGATGCTTACTGGTATAATGGCCACGAGCAAAGTTGTTGGCAGCATCTTCCTTGCCGCTGATTAGCTGTTCAGGATGGAACAATTGGCGATACATTCCAGTCCTCACCTCATCAATGACAGTAGGCTCGAGATCGACGAAAACAGCACGAGGAACATGCTTCCCTGCACCGGTTTCACTGAAGAAGGTGTTGAACGCATCATCGCCTCCACCTACAGTCGTATCACTCGGCATTTGACCATCAGGCTGAAATACAGACGACAAAATTTAGACAGAATGAAACTCAAGTTCAAAAGTCATTACGATTCttatggaaaaagaaaagaaagagcatTCGCACACTTGCATTGAATTCCAAACCTACAAATAATCAATCACTACCATTCATTTCTTATCACGTGAAAGTTCTAAAGCTAGAAATTGTAATAAGAAACAATGAACTACTTCCACAAATATCAACCTGATCTTCGtaaatttaaagagaaaatagaAATATTAAGATCCACATATCAAATGTAAAACAAGAACTGATAATCGAATATAGTCCTAAAAAGATCCTATCAGATATCCTAAATAAAAAATCCATACaagaattcaaaagaaaaacatacataaatcGAAATAACCAGAAAATTAGCAGATGATCAAAACATTACCAAACCAAAATCACGCAATCGAGAAGTACCGTTcagaaattaattcaaaatcgaTCAAGCAAACATGCAATAAGGAAAGATACAACAAGCGAACAAATTAAAGCAGATTAAAATAAAAACGGATTCAAATACATCATAAACCAAAAagtgaaacaaaaaaaacataaagagaTATACCTGAATTCCATGTTCAAGGCAGTACAGTTCCCAGCATGCATTGCCGACCTGAATCCCTGCCTGACCGATGTGAATCGAGATGCATTCCCTCATTTTTCTCCGGCCGAAAGAACGAACAACGAATAACAAACAGAAAACACGATCAAACGATTCCGAAGAAGAAAGAGACCGAAAATGGAGACGAAGGCGTTTATGAAGACGCCTTCTTTTGAAAATGTATGTTTCAATGgaaaatgaggaagaagatgaagcattTTATAGTTGAAAAAATAGAAGGGAGATATTTGGACGAGTGGAGGTTAACTAAGGTTAGTTAAgagtaattaattttaaatatttttaattggtCGCCTATTAACCATGGTTAAGATTTTAAGTTTGTGATTTTGAAATGGTAaccgttttttttcttttctttgccgCTCGAAAGGGCCCAGTGAGGTGGGAGGGAGTCGGCTTTGGTAACTTGGATTTTGGTTGTCCCCGACAAGTTTATTCCTTTTTCTTACTATTTTCTAtggatttataatttatatgtgggtgttttttttctcttttttgcaaAAATGATGTAGTTTTATATAggactgtttttaaatatagaaaaatgaactaaaatatttataaatatagcaaaaatttaTTGTTTGTGATAGACTATGtcatggtatatatatatatacactattttaaaaaatatgctgATGTGACACACAATAAATGGAATGAGTATGAAAAATTTTCTATTCccataattttagaaatttttcgCATATAACCTATTTGGTGAAATTtcaagttttaaaagaaaaggaaaaaaactttTGGTTAAGAATCCCacattgattattttttaaagagaaGTCTTCTTCTTATATTCCAATCTTGGGCTTTAGGTTTGAGTCCTAAGGGTATCCATATTTTAGAGGGGGTGAAGAGATAGACAAATTTGGGTATGGTGAAAATTCCATTTCAAGAATTTTAAGATGGGGGGATTAGTTATACTTTTGAACTAGCCATTCTAATCTTCCCGAGTCCTCTTCTCCGAATCAATCCTATTCTCTATAGCATCCTAAGGAGGATCATCGATAAAGGCACATAATCTATAGCTTttaaattgtatcaaatacattataacctatagttaattttatattataatgtatcaaatacattatattaattatatcatatatatttaatttaattatatcacatataattaattccctaaattaatttgaacaattaaaattaatccaaacttgattcttaataatccttattgagctacagagaggacctatagattgaagctccaatggtacttgaataattaattaaactcttttaattaaattattcaacatccattaactaccggttattccactaaagaccgacaactgaactcttcgcactacaaatatatttttgtgtccattgaatacaACCAGTCAAttgtgtgatgacccttcacaaattactcctAAGTACTGTTGGGgcaaaaattatcgttttgcccctatagttacatctaacttcttaagtaccactgatctttctaatgaacaataagtcatagtccaactatgaccaaacccctctcaggtcAAGAGAggggtgttgggttttatgtcctaaaactcgtggtttgtaaataataaaacttattctaaaaattcaataagttgttattgaatatatgaattgcttatttcgttttagaaataaatccaataaactacaaagatccatgactattacatgagtacttgaactttatgtagaaatataaaagtggatcaagttcgagtaaatagtcaaaatgatctatagtatatgaatgagattttgtgccttattctggtaacactattggatgcggcccactctatagttgttaaagagagttgtaaagtgctacagacgatgtgatcctgattcgttcatgttatgacatgaggagtgggaacATCatgtgcaatgggtttgtataatatcagaccacgaaataagtcactcttactttataaagatgtttaatgtttaagattgactatttcaaagcgatgacctaggtaacttgaccttaatcttgagctaactatgaactcctgtttattcgggattatccttagattttcataggtaagggttggctcaacagtgccaactcaataaacctccatttcaggggtaagaccaggtagatcgCTGGGGAaatagggtacaagatggaattcactcctacctgcttttaggaatagtagagaggttgttcccttaagtgctgacttcgggtcttgaacaaggggccccaccctctcattggcttgagagggactcggtttgttgattggatcataaatcaattatttcaattagaggatcagtgggactaaGGGActagaggtaatttcggggtaaaaatagacatttacccaacgttattacaaacaacctgtgaagggttagcTTACTactcatggttatatcgagtggacataatatatctatagtgagaggagtgcaactatgggctttagtggagtgacctattagttaacgaatgagggttaattcggtgtaaagagtttagccaattaatctcggatcgttggagcccatgatttgtaggtccacgaggtccctctactagctcgtaaatgaatTAGcttttagagtagcgtgataagttaatttgaaacattcaaattagaattaagggaattagtaattatatgagatataattacatgtttaattttggaattaaatgaaattggagaattaattaatatttaaatatgatttaaatattaaattcatgaaggtagaatttgtgtaaaattaatttaatagttgatattaaattaattagaattaattaaattgtttaattatttatttatcattaattttattagaaaattaattttgtaaaattaataaagttttaattttgaaaaataaattaaatttggaaatcaatttataaaacaaattgaaatcaaaattgaaaaaaaacacaaaaatgagaAATATGGGATTTATCCACTCACCTTTATCAAGTTGCTCACACTAAACCCATTTGACTCTTGCTTCAATTcaccaagcatgagttgcacctCATGCAGCCTTCTCCTTTGCATGAtagtcctgcaataaatagaggaTTGAAGTGGAAATGAAGCATGCATCAgttgagtttttgctgaaaattttgagttgaagaaggtgttcttcaagtgggtgcaGCAGTgtgttcttctccaagttcccttcattcaagcttattttgagtcccacaactcaatctaaagctccaaaagaatagtggggaagatcttgaggtgattCACAAGAAGAATTAGAGAAaatttgcagctgaattcgaGATTAAAGAGGTTATACAAAGGTATTActtaaaaccctcttattattgtataagttgttgggattggtgtcctaattctctcgaagtctcatagtttgtaaattatacacattgttataaataaaataagagttattttatctggcatttactcatatccaataaacaaagctccatggttattgtatgtaaacttaagcatgcatatgagatatacaagtggatcatgcctaaagtgataacttaaaaaggtctgtagtataaggattaaggagggatacctgattcttgtgacactacggatacgacccgttttgtagaggtttacaagtgttgtgaactactacagatggtagatcctgaccattcatgtggagacatgcgagcgggggtatcctatacaaagagtttgtataagaccggaccacgagatgattcgtctctttatataacgccattgatactagagacttacatctcacctaaacgaccataggtgacatgacctcaatcctggaTGTTTTGAGAAgttttgcctttgagggcgattctttgattagtataggtgagagtagccagattgccaattcaacaagcctacctttttgaggatttgtctgatctgggagctgggaactcaattaaacaagatggaattcactccttccccgaagtaggggtaagtagataaaatgctctcttaagggctgattctgggtcttaaacatagtggccacaacttctctttggaagagaggactcggtcatagtaggactatgacttatgttcattagagggatcagtggtacttaaggagtgagatgtaactataagggcataaCAGTAAATtaacccagttgtacttatgagcgatctgtgaagggttatcacactgttgattggttgatatagacacaaaatatatctgtagtgaggagagtgcagctttcagtctttagtggagtgctcgacaattaatggatgatggatcccgtgactaaagagtttagtcagttattcacatactattggagcttcaagctataggtccataaggtccccttggtagatcAATGGATTCGAGTTCAGAATCAgttattggtgttgatttgaaatgttcaaattgacaagaggaaatttgattatatatgatatgattggtatgatgtatgagatacatcaagtggaggattaatgtaaatgagatttacattaagtaccataaaatagaaaaagagctatggtttatatgtttcatgagataaatattaaaactataggttataaatataatacggtaagttggttatcatatatatttataataatattggatatctttttctctaataaccaattgagtgggaggttattggtggatttatggtaaccgtgagataaaagaaaaaatgttttcctatttttagaaGAGTTTTTATTCTCGAAAAGTACTCACGTAATTGCTGTAAGGTGAATtggtttcactaaacgatagctgaaagagagactaaacgatcgtggagtgttactatatgatagttcaaTCAGCCGGTCATAGCTAAACAATCACAGGGCTTTTTCTATACAATAGATttccttcttctaaacgattgagcattcgtctatacgatagactcttctcatttcccacttgctcaatcgtctacgcGATTATtattcctccagtctcttcctctaaccaagtccacaaaaagcccacacttctagattctcacaccaagaataccaaggtagccattttggtggtgtctttactcaactcgactgagttctAGGTTTTGGACgccgttcgttgggttcgtgatcttaGAGATCGTTGAGTTCGAGTTTGCTGTTGATCCTATTGTGTTGCGGTTATAGTGtttgagcgttcgtgtgttgctatcttggagactgaacgagCATTCATGATCGAAGGATtttgaagcatgagtcttcaaaggtatgatactttatcccttgatcttattgtATAGCATGCTgcaatttcgtattgtgcatggcCTGTAAGTTTCTGTTTATTGCCTataattgttagtgttcaatttcgaatgaaaTCTGGAACGAtcgttccgctgctcatggaaatcctcatgtctaatttccttcaattggtatcagagttaggtTGTTCAATATCCTAAATTTCACTTTTGtcttgaacttcttttacagtcgtggtgggttttttgCATTTGTGTTTAAGTGTTAACTGTGTTTGTAGATGGTGTTGATGAATGTCTACGGGTATAattgcctttgtttaaagctttcttttcgattacaaagtgttaatttgtaaggtcCTCTATGTTTTTGGACATCATTAAGAAGCAATCTAGTCTggaattcaaagtgtttgagtttgtcgagtcgttcgtgatgaagtttcgaagcatggagatgcggttatcggcgaggaagaagaccaagtgtTGGTCGTATCCTGTAGCCTCAAGTAAATGATTGTTGGgactttgctaaacgatcgtgtagtatttactaaacgatcgtttagctaatgctaaatgatggggtaaagtATTTGTTCTATCGTGTAgtgttggttgcccgatcgcgtggacgctggaggtaaacgatcgagtgggagcatttgatgctcatcgtttaataaaagacacgagcactaaacgatcgtgtagttagcatgcctcattgcatagttactgactacacgatcacgcggtaTACGATACTTTGGCACTAaatcagcgatcgtttagacgattgtgcttcactACATTGTTgtcgtttaaacgatcgtttaaggttTGCGTTATGCGCGGCGCGCTGCACGATCGGGTACCTTATGCTTCATTACacagtaaaaggtacacgatcgttgataAATGATCTTTTAGCTCTAGAAGCGTAGGTAAATAattgagtaaagtgtttactctttcgtgtaggcgatcactcagttttggtacacgatcagtggagTCACTGACTTCGACCAGACGGTTAAAGACTCGattcgcctatttgaaccggagactctttgcttctgtaatagttagcttttggTTTTgtggatttgaggctaattatcccagttcattaacttttatttaatatacatgagatgtatgtggtttatatggcataatgtataacatatagatttgaaacccaccttaggttgtgcaattattcatgcatcatgtattataagtgttataatatgacatgatgaaattacaagaaaacgtgtgcatgcatcatgaaatataagagttatatttatacttgcagtaagcatattcatgcatcatctttatattataagcattacaatataagggtgaatggaagcatattTACTTGGTTCGTTGCTTTTTGTatagagttatataaaagtagcaatgaatgaaaaatgcatggagcatgacacttaggctgtttgtaaattgttataaatgtcttgtatgtgtttgctttgcattgtgaatggttttggttgtttttggttataagtgttataatgaaaactaaaactaaaatcgataagaaatagttgcatgcggacttaggcgaactcatgttttaaaagggttttaaaattggattgagatagacctaagttcaagatTCTAATTGGATTaacaacctagtttaatctttttaaatcggtttaatgggattaaattgatcggcataaaatattaaaattgtattaaatctatctataagggaccttttgtctaaggtgggttctgtttagactggggtacttaagctgacggagacagaacacccctacctgggaacctacctggaaaggtgaattagataggttttctgcaagcatgcaacagttggtaaaagacttcgttaaagagtttaatggatgatgatcaaaagttgttcaactatccaaggtaaaagttactcttgggcaaatctaaaaagtcacttagttaaaattcttagccgtgttttttttaagtaaactaaatcctaggttataaaataatcagtgggaggaagagatatatgtgatatatcgatgattccactcacgtttctccctgaatgttcatgccgtgagattcatgcttggcctcatggtgcccAAGGaacatcccccttcggatggtgtttgcatgagtcaatatcaaggtggacggagagagtatttatagtaagtgggtgaagggtgtgtgtcaacacgtcctacggtctccttcattggttcacaccgtgagatcattcttgca
It encodes:
- the LOC120069801 gene encoding tubulin alpha-4 chain produces the protein MRECISIHIGQAGIQVGNACWELYCLEHGIQPDGQMPSDTTVGGGDDAFNTFFSETGAGKHVPRAVFVDLEPTVIDEVRTGMYRQLFHPEQLISGKEDAANNFARGHYTIGKEIVDLCLDRIRKLADNCTGLQGFLVFNAVGGGTGSGLGSLLLERLSVDYGKKSKLGFTVYPSPQVSTSVVEPYNSVLSTHSLLEHTDVSVLLDNEAIYDICRRSLDIERPTYTNLNRLISQVISSLTASLRFDGALNVDVTEFQTNLVPYPRIHFMLSSYAPVISAEKAYHEQLSVAEITNSAFEPSSMMAKCDPRHGKYMACCLMYRGDVVPKDVNAAVATIKTKRTIQFVDWCPTGFKCGINYQPPTVVPGGDLAKVQRAVCMISNSTSVAEVFSRIDHKFDLMYAKRAFVHWYVGEGMEEGEFSEAREDLAALEKDYEEVGAESAEGDDDDQEEY